The Ochotona princeps isolate mOchPri1 chromosome 26, mOchPri1.hap1, whole genome shotgun sequence genome contains a region encoding:
- the DNAL1 gene encoding dynein axonemal light chain 1 isoform X3 encodes MDASLSTLSNCEKLSLSTNCIEKIANLNGLKNLRILSLGRNNIKNLNGLEAVGDTLEELWISYNFIEKLKGIHVMKKLKILYMSNNLVKDWAEFVKLAELPCLEDLVFVGNPLEEKHSAESNWIEEATKRVPRLKKLDGTPVIKEDEEEEN; translated from the exons gAAGCTTTCATTGTCAACAAACTGCATCGAAAAAATTGCCAACCTGAATGGCTTAA AGAACTTGAGAATATTGTCATTAGGAAGAAACAACATAAAGAACTTAAATGGACTG gaagcagtgggagataCATTGGAGGAACTTTGGATTTCCTACAATTTTATAGAGAAGTTAAAAGGGATACAtgtgatgaagaaactgaagattCTCTACATGTCTAACAACCTGGTGAAAGACTGGG CTGAATTCGTGAAGCTGGCGGAACTGCCGTGCCTGGAAGACCTCGTGTTTGTAGGCAACCCCTTAGAAGAGAAGCATTCAGCAGAGAGCAACTGGATTGAAGAGGCAACAAAGAGGGTGCCCAGGCTGAAAAAACTGGATG gtACTCCAGTAATTaaagaagatgaggaagaagaaaaCTAA